Proteins encoded by one window of Acuticoccus sp. MNP-M23:
- the fsa gene encoding fructose-6-phosphate aldolase: protein MQFFVDTADVSEIEALADTGMLDGVTTNPSLIMKAGRPMLEVIAEIAKLVDGPVSAEVTATEKDAMIAEGRKLAAIAPNIAVKLPLTWDGLKACRALTGDGHMVNVTLCFSAAQALLAAKAGATFISPFVGRLDDLGLDGMKLIEDIRAIYDNDDDLQTEILAASIRTVNHVQAAAIAGADVATIPPGILLKLIEHPLTNKGLETFLADWKTTGQSIL from the coding sequence ATGCAATTTTTCGTGGATACAGCGGATGTTTCGGAGATCGAAGCGCTCGCCGACACCGGGATGCTCGACGGGGTGACCACAAACCCCTCGCTTATCATGAAGGCCGGCCGGCCGATGCTGGAGGTGATCGCCGAGATTGCCAAGCTGGTCGACGGCCCGGTGAGCGCGGAAGTCACCGCGACCGAGAAGGACGCGATGATTGCCGAAGGCCGCAAGCTGGCCGCCATCGCCCCCAACATTGCGGTGAAGCTGCCGCTGACGTGGGACGGGCTGAAGGCCTGCCGTGCGCTGACCGGCGACGGCCACATGGTCAACGTCACGCTCTGCTTCTCGGCGGCGCAGGCGCTGCTGGCGGCAAAGGCGGGGGCGACCTTCATCTCGCCGTTCGTCGGCCGGTTGGACGATTTGGGCCTCGACGGCATGAAGCTGATTGAGGATATCCGTGCCATCTACGACAACGACGACGATCTCCAGACCGAGATTCTCGCCGCGTCCATCCGCACGGTGAACCACGTGCAGGCGGCGGCCATTGCAGGCGCCGATGTGGCAACCATTCCGCCCGGCATCCTCCTGAAGCTGATCGAGCACCCGCTCACCAACAAGGGCCTCGAGACCTTCCTGGCGGACTGGAAGACGACCGGCCAGTCCATCCTCTGA
- a CDS encoding class I SAM-dependent methyltransferase, giving the protein MMKDTGLKQFARVGMWPGGGEETVSGAGSTVKYTDALRPKLEAIVRDLGVRRVLDAPCGDFNWMRHVDLGGASYVGLDIVDEVIARNIERHAAPGCSFVIADVTVDPLPPSDLLVCRDLLLHLPFENILDLFKNVADAELKWVLISSYVNPANRDLGTPGEGRLVNLTLPPFNFPAPDEDRRIVDWVKGYPERYLYLYDHEIFRSHAYAAIEKAANA; this is encoded by the coding sequence GTGATGAAAGATACAGGGCTGAAGCAGTTTGCCCGCGTCGGGATGTGGCCGGGCGGCGGTGAAGAAACCGTCTCCGGTGCCGGCTCCACGGTGAAGTACACAGACGCTCTCCGCCCCAAACTGGAAGCGATTGTCCGCGATCTTGGCGTGCGGCGTGTTCTTGACGCCCCTTGCGGAGACTTCAACTGGATGCGCCATGTGGACCTTGGCGGCGCCTCTTATGTAGGGCTCGATATTGTCGACGAGGTGATTGCCCGCAATATCGAGCGCCACGCAGCCCCCGGATGTTCCTTCGTCATTGCCGATGTGACGGTGGATCCGCTGCCGCCATCGGACCTGCTCGTCTGCCGCGATCTCCTGTTGCATCTGCCGTTCGAGAACATTCTCGATCTCTTCAAGAACGTTGCGGATGCGGAGCTGAAGTGGGTCCTGATCTCAAGCTACGTCAACCCTGCAAACCGGGATCTCGGCACGCCGGGTGAAGGGCGCCTCGTCAATCTGACTTTGCCGCCGTTCAACTTCCCGGCCCCGGACGAGGACCGCCGGATCGTCGACTGGGTGAAAGGCTATCCCGAGCGCTATCTCTACCTTTATGACCACGAAATCTTTCGCAGCCACGCGTACGCCGCCATCGAGAAGGCGGCGAACGCTTAG
- a CDS encoding tyrosine recombinase XerC encodes MAQEGAFGWDENVTAARAAWLAALTAERGRSANTAEAYERDTRQFLSFLCVHLGGAPDFDGLSALRPADIRAFLAARKREGAGPRTLARILAGVRAMLTAFERAHGVNAAAARAVEAPSKPRPLPRPIAVESAQQMMAMGSDWVSARDAAVLGLLYGAGLRISEATGLDAQQMSSPITQLVVRGKGDKERLVPVLPAVAAAIEAYRAAAPFALESGPFFRGEKGGRLSPRIVQRAVSVWRGALGLSERATPHALRHAFASHLLARGADLRQIQELLGHASLSTTEIYTAVDETRLLAAYRDAHPRAAA; translated from the coding sequence ATGGCACAAGAGGGCGCATTCGGCTGGGATGAGAACGTGACGGCGGCACGGGCGGCATGGCTTGCCGCGCTGACGGCCGAGCGTGGCCGTTCGGCCAACACCGCCGAAGCCTATGAGCGCGACACGCGCCAGTTTCTCTCTTTCCTTTGTGTTCACCTTGGCGGTGCGCCGGACTTTGACGGCCTTTCCGCCCTGCGCCCGGCCGACATTCGCGCGTTTCTGGCAGCTCGCAAGCGGGAGGGGGCGGGGCCGCGGACGCTGGCCCGCATTCTGGCCGGCGTGCGTGCCATGCTCACCGCGTTCGAGCGCGCGCACGGCGTCAACGCCGCCGCGGCCCGCGCGGTGGAAGCGCCGTCAAAGCCCCGGCCGCTGCCGCGCCCCATTGCGGTGGAGTCCGCGCAGCAGATGATGGCCATGGGGAGCGACTGGGTCAGCGCACGCGATGCCGCGGTGCTCGGCCTCCTTTACGGGGCGGGCCTTCGCATCAGCGAGGCGACCGGGCTTGATGCGCAGCAGATGAGCTCGCCGATCACGCAGCTTGTGGTGCGCGGCAAGGGAGACAAGGAACGGCTCGTGCCGGTGCTGCCTGCCGTGGCCGCTGCCATCGAGGCGTATCGTGCCGCAGCACCCTTTGCGCTGGAGAGCGGGCCCTTCTTCCGCGGCGAAAAGGGCGGGCGGCTTTCGCCCCGGATCGTGCAGCGCGCCGTTTCGGTGTGGCGCGGGGCGCTGGGGCTGTCGGAGCGGGCAACGCCCCATGCGCTGCGCCACGCCTTCGCGTCCCACCTTCTGGCACGGGGCGCCGATCTGCGGCAGATCCAGGAATTGCTCGGCCATGCGAGCCTTTCCACAACTGAAATTTATACGGCTGTCGATGAGACCCGGCTCCTTGCCGCCTACCGCGATGCCCACCCGCGGGCTGCCGCATGA
- a CDS encoding FkbM family methyltransferase, translated as MRPPPRWLRRLPLVREPMRRFYKRIAPNGPVNVRLNGLDLALDPADNKVDFDIWYKARLDEAEERAFLAAHLKEGEWFVDIGANIGLYTVGVLAAAPGSRAVAFEPLARLRTRLATNLDRNGLADRVVIRPEAVGPAGKLTLHESRNAGRSSLVPFEGAKPGDLVEVRPLTEMLAEIEAKPAVLKIDIEGFEDQALLPYFELAPEAQWPRAIVLETLHRALWRDDCLQDLFQRGYIEAGRTAENRLLFKP; from the coding sequence ATGAGACCGCCGCCGCGGTGGCTTCGCCGTCTTCCGCTGGTGCGTGAGCCGATGCGCCGCTTTTACAAGCGCATCGCCCCGAACGGCCCCGTGAACGTCAGGCTCAACGGTCTCGATCTGGCGCTTGACCCTGCCGACAACAAGGTCGATTTCGACATCTGGTACAAGGCCCGCCTCGATGAGGCGGAGGAGCGCGCCTTTCTGGCCGCGCACCTGAAAGAGGGCGAGTGGTTCGTCGATATCGGCGCCAATATCGGCCTGTATACCGTGGGTGTTCTGGCCGCAGCGCCCGGCAGCCGCGCCGTTGCGTTCGAACCGCTGGCCCGCCTGCGCACCCGGCTTGCAACCAATCTGGACCGCAACGGCCTTGCCGACCGCGTGGTGATCCGGCCCGAGGCGGTGGGCCCCGCCGGCAAGCTCACCTTGCACGAAAGCCGCAATGCGGGGCGCTCGTCTCTGGTGCCGTTCGAGGGGGCAAAACCGGGCGATCTGGTCGAAGTGCGACCGCTGACGGAGATGCTGGCGGAGATCGAGGCGAAGCCCGCCGTTCTGAAAATCGACATCGAGGGATTCGAGGATCAGGCGCTTCTGCCTTACTTCGAGCTTGCGCCAGAGGCCCAATGGCCCCGCGCAATCGTGCTTGAGACGCTTCATCGCGCATTGTGGCGCGATGACTGTCTTCAAGACTTATTCCAAAGAGGGTATATCGAAGCGGGGCGCACGGCGGAGAACCGACTTTTGTTCAAGCCGTGA
- a CDS encoding succinate dehydrogenase iron-sulfur subunit: MAQLTLPKNSRITQGKTWDKPEGADNVREFRVYRWQEEGQGNPQVDTYFVDLDDCGPMILDGLFYIKNKIDPTLAFRRSCREGICGSCSMNINGLNGLACTSGMAEVDGPVTLYPLPHLPVVRDLIPDLSNFYAQLREIEPWLKTDTPQPQKEWRQSHEDREQLDGLYECILCACCSTSCPSYWWNGDRYLGPAALLQAHRWIVDSRDEHTGERLDALEDPFRLYKCHTIMNCANACPKGLNPAKAIAEIKALMVERRV; the protein is encoded by the coding sequence ATGGCTCAGCTGACGCTTCCGAAAAATTCGCGCATCACCCAGGGCAAGACCTGGGACAAGCCCGAGGGGGCGGACAATGTGCGCGAGTTCCGTGTCTACCGGTGGCAGGAAGAGGGTCAGGGCAACCCTCAGGTCGACACCTATTTCGTCGATCTTGACGATTGCGGCCCGATGATCCTGGACGGTCTGTTCTACATCAAGAACAAGATTGACCCGACGCTGGCGTTCCGCCGCTCCTGCCGCGAGGGCATCTGCGGCTCCTGCTCCATGAACATCAACGGCCTCAACGGGCTCGCCTGCACATCGGGCATGGCCGAGGTCGACGGTCCGGTAACGCTTTATCCGTTGCCGCACCTGCCGGTGGTGCGCGACCTCATCCCGGACCTGTCGAACTTCTACGCCCAGCTGCGCGAGATCGAGCCCTGGCTGAAGACGGACACGCCGCAACCGCAGAAGGAGTGGCGCCAGAGCCACGAGGACCGCGAGCAGCTGGACGGCCTTTACGAGTGCATCCTGTGTGCCTGCTGCTCGACCAGCTGCCCCAGCTACTGGTGGAATGGCGACCGCTATCTCGGCCCCGCCGCGTTGCTGCAGGCGCACCGCTGGATCGTCGACAGCCGCGACGAGCACACCGGCGAACGGCTCGATGCGCTGGAGGACCCGTTCCGCCTCTACAAGTGCCACACGATCATGAACTGCGCCAACGCCTGCCCCAAGGGCCTCAACCCCGCCAAGGCCATCGCCGAGATCAAGGCGTTGATGGTCGAACGCCGGGTCTGA
- a CDS encoding methyl-accepting chemotaxis protein: protein MRLGTRIMLVAAAPLLGLAALASSLLYEDMKSVARAERAAIAIRDAPFYSNLAHQLQKERGMSAGFVSSKGDATFNAALTNQRTVADDARKQLEPVVKRELELAKPDSPFAEHNLKLLELLETLPEVREQVTALNTPVATVVADYTEIVSMLLVIASDAAIEADDHATQRAAGVYAAILQAKETAGLERAVGSVGFAQHSFPQPLYKRFAELGASQALLVALARKSATDDLRVTIDETLTGPAFDRVQEMREEVHAWVEGNDIAPIAAPVWFDAATERISAFKTLDNIIADRTLELAEIHFDDARGKAVIQGSFALVVIIVCIVVTFLTVRSTQRPINAVLPKLRRIGEGDTSVVVTEVNRRDEIGDIGRALEAMRLALVERDAMVEADAAQQERERKRAARIEASIAAFQEQVEDSLSDVARMTEALGEVSCDLMENADMTSRESVAARSSSTEASEAVQSIAAAIEEMTASIGEISGQLDASHQATDAAASAADQASKRVASLSEAAHSIGNISTVIAKIAKQTNLLALNATIEAQRAGPAGISFSVVAHEVKALADETATATEQIDGQIEQMRSGTEAAVSGIGDILSRFEGLRSAAAGLASAMSQQSAATQEIGSGVEVASRGAQDATSRAAHVVTSVDQTTDNAKEVQGAAQRIENAATALRNLISSFLADVRTT from the coding sequence ATGCGCCTTGGAACACGGATCATGCTGGTGGCCGCTGCGCCGCTTCTTGGCCTCGCGGCCCTCGCCAGCAGCCTTCTCTACGAAGACATGAAAAGCGTCGCGCGGGCCGAACGCGCGGCTATCGCGATCCGTGACGCACCATTTTACTCAAACCTCGCACACCAGCTCCAGAAGGAACGGGGCATGTCGGCGGGCTTCGTCAGCTCGAAGGGGGACGCGACCTTCAACGCCGCGCTGACGAACCAGCGCACAGTCGCCGACGACGCAAGAAAACAGCTTGAACCGGTGGTGAAACGGGAGCTGGAGCTTGCCAAACCCGATTCGCCGTTTGCCGAGCACAATCTCAAACTGCTGGAACTTCTGGAGACCCTTCCGGAGGTTCGCGAGCAGGTCACCGCGCTGAACACCCCGGTCGCCACCGTCGTGGCCGACTATACCGAAATCGTGTCGATGCTTCTCGTGATTGCGTCGGATGCCGCAATTGAGGCGGACGACCACGCCACGCAGCGCGCCGCCGGCGTTTACGCAGCGATCCTGCAAGCCAAGGAAACTGCCGGTCTTGAGCGCGCTGTGGGGTCCGTCGGTTTCGCCCAGCACTCCTTTCCCCAGCCTCTCTACAAACGTTTCGCCGAACTTGGCGCCAGCCAGGCACTGCTTGTCGCGCTTGCACGCAAGTCCGCCACCGACGACCTGCGCGTCACCATCGACGAAACGCTGACTGGCCCGGCATTCGACCGCGTGCAGGAAATGCGCGAGGAAGTGCATGCGTGGGTCGAGGGCAACGACATTGCCCCCATCGCGGCCCCGGTCTGGTTTGACGCGGCGACCGAGCGGATCAGTGCCTTCAAGACGCTCGACAACATCATCGCCGACCGGACGCTCGAGCTTGCCGAGATCCATTTCGACGATGCGCGTGGCAAAGCCGTCATTCAGGGCAGCTTCGCTCTGGTGGTCATCATCGTGTGCATCGTGGTGACGTTCCTCACCGTGCGCAGCACGCAGCGGCCCATCAACGCGGTGCTGCCCAAGCTTCGGCGGATCGGCGAAGGTGACACTTCGGTCGTGGTCACGGAAGTGAACCGGCGCGATGAAATCGGCGACATCGGCCGCGCCCTCGAAGCCATGCGTCTGGCGCTGGTGGAGCGCGATGCGATGGTCGAGGCCGACGCCGCCCAGCAGGAAAGAGAACGCAAGAGGGCCGCGCGGATCGAAGCGTCCATCGCTGCGTTCCAGGAACAGGTGGAAGACTCGCTGAGCGATGTTGCCCGCATGACCGAAGCGCTCGGCGAAGTCTCCTGCGATCTGATGGAAAACGCAGACATGACATCGCGCGAATCGGTTGCTGCCCGCAGCTCCTCGACCGAAGCCAGCGAGGCGGTGCAGAGCATCGCCGCCGCCATTGAGGAGATGACCGCATCCATCGGCGAGATCAGCGGCCAGCTCGATGCGTCGCACCAGGCGACCGACGCAGCAGCCTCCGCCGCAGACCAGGCATCGAAAAGAGTGGCGAGCCTGTCAGAAGCGGCTCACTCCATCGGCAACATCAGCACCGTGATCGCCAAGATTGCCAAGCAGACCAACCTTCTCGCCCTCAATGCCACCATCGAAGCGCAGCGCGCGGGGCCTGCCGGGATCAGCTTTTCCGTAGTGGCGCACGAAGTGAAGGCGCTTGCCGACGAAACGGCCACCGCCACCGAGCAGATTGACGGACAGATCGAGCAGATGCGCAGCGGCACGGAAGCGGCCGTCAGCGGCATCGGTGATATCCTGAGCCGGTTCGAGGGGCTCCGCAGCGCAGCGGCCGGCCTTGCCTCGGCCATGAGCCAGCAGAGCGCGGCCACGCAGGAAATCGGCAGCGGCGTGGAAGTTGCCTCCCGCGGCGCACAGGACGCCACCAGCCGCGCGGCCCACGTGGTCACCTCGGTGGACCAGACGACCGACAACGCCAAGGAAGTTCAGGGCGCTGCCCAGCGGATCGAAAACGCCGCCACTGCCCTGCGCAACCTCATCTCCAGCTTCCTTGCGGACGTTCGCACCACCTGA
- a CDS encoding alkene reductase: protein MANPQILFEPLLVGDISLPNRVLMAPLTRNRANGDGTVKEMHQTYYRQRASAGLIVSEATQISEMGKGYLDTPGIHTEAQAETWRKVVEAVHAGGGRIFCQLWHVGRISHVSLLPDGRDPVSSSAIRANTQTFTADGFENCSPPVALDDEGIAQTIADYTNAARMAEQAGFDGIEVHAANGYLLDQFLQDGVNTREDGYGGSIGNRMRLLEEVLGAIADFYPTGRTGVRLSPRGQANDIADSDPETLFGAVYEMLSDKSLAYLHVVEDFGSDGGRNPGDMIGRLRRKYDGVYIANGAFDAKSAATAIADGNADAVAFGRPFISNPDLPERYRTGAPLNPQDKDTFYGGDEKGYTDYPFLDR, encoded by the coding sequence ATGGCCAATCCGCAAATCCTGTTCGAACCGCTGTTGGTCGGAGACATCTCCTTGCCCAACCGCGTTCTGATGGCACCGCTGACACGAAACCGCGCCAACGGCGACGGCACGGTAAAGGAGATGCATCAGACCTACTATCGCCAGCGCGCCAGCGCCGGTCTGATCGTCTCCGAAGCGACGCAGATCTCAGAAATGGGCAAGGGTTATCTCGACACGCCCGGCATCCACACCGAGGCGCAGGCTGAGACGTGGCGCAAGGTGGTGGAGGCGGTCCACGCCGGCGGCGGGCGGATCTTCTGCCAGCTCTGGCATGTGGGGCGGATCAGTCATGTCTCGCTTCTGCCGGACGGGCGGGATCCGGTGTCGTCCAGCGCCATCCGCGCCAACACCCAGACCTTTACGGCCGACGGCTTTGAGAATTGTTCGCCCCCCGTTGCGCTGGACGACGAGGGCATCGCGCAGACCATTGCCGACTACACCAACGCTGCCAGAATGGCCGAACAGGCCGGGTTCGATGGGATCGAAGTGCACGCCGCCAACGGCTATCTGCTCGATCAGTTTCTGCAAGATGGCGTCAACACGCGCGAAGACGGCTATGGCGGCAGCATCGGCAACCGGATGCGCCTTCTGGAAGAAGTGCTTGGCGCCATTGCGGACTTTTACCCCACCGGGCGCACCGGGGTGCGCCTGTCCCCGCGCGGTCAGGCCAACGACATTGCCGACAGTGATCCCGAAACCTTGTTCGGCGCGGTCTATGAAATGCTGTCCGACAAGTCGCTGGCCTACCTGCATGTGGTGGAAGATTTCGGTTCTGACGGCGGCCGCAATCCCGGCGACATGATCGGCCGCCTTCGCCGCAAATATGATGGTGTCTACATCGCCAACGGCGCGTTCGATGCAAAATCCGCCGCGACAGCCATTGCCGATGGAAACGCCGACGCGGTGGCCTTTGGCCGCCCGTTCATCTCCAATCCTGACCTGCCGGAACGCTACCGCACGGGTGCACCGCTCAATCCGCAGGACAAGGACACGTTTTATGGCGGCGACGAGAAGGGATACACGGACTACCCGTTCCTCGATCGCTGA
- a CDS encoding glutathione S-transferase family protein: MIKLHCLAYSRALRVVWLLEALDAPYELVKYDRTSEFQAPEALKAVHPLGKSPTIEDGDLILAESATILRYVQEKHGKGRFVPAPGTTDHWIHESWLDYVESSLAMPVMVTLFSRMQGDGAPVNPRIERALETHLGHVEARVKDRAFLMGDALTLADMQMSYIIALAEFGDMLGKAPHIRAYWERLQADPGFARATGIAGQMAPPRR; the protein is encoded by the coding sequence ATGATCAAGTTGCATTGCCTTGCCTATTCGCGCGCGCTTCGTGTGGTCTGGCTTCTGGAGGCGCTCGACGCTCCCTATGAGCTGGTGAAATATGACCGGACCTCGGAGTTTCAGGCGCCTGAAGCTCTGAAAGCCGTTCACCCGCTCGGCAAATCCCCCACCATTGAGGACGGCGATCTCATTCTGGCCGAATCGGCGACCATCTTGCGCTATGTGCAGGAAAAGCATGGCAAAGGCCGCTTCGTGCCAGCGCCCGGCACCACGGATCACTGGATCCACGAAAGCTGGCTCGACTACGTGGAAAGCTCACTTGCCATGCCGGTGATGGTGACGCTGTTTTCGCGCATGCAGGGCGACGGCGCGCCGGTAAATCCGCGCATCGAGCGTGCCCTTGAAACGCATCTTGGCCATGTGGAAGCCCGCGTGAAGGACCGTGCATTCCTCATGGGCGATGCGCTCACCCTGGCAGACATGCAGATGTCCTACATCATCGCCCTTGCCGAGTTTGGTGACATGCTCGGCAAGGCACCCCACATAAGAGCCTACTGGGAACGGCTTCAGGCCGACCCCGGTTTTGCGCGTGCCACCGGCATAGCCGGGCAGATGGCACCGCCGCGCCGCTGA
- a CDS encoding dihydrolipoyl dehydrogenase, with amino-acid sequence MPELECDVAIIGAGTAGLSAERRARANGARTLLIDPAFAGTMCANVGCMPSKLLIAAAEAAHRARNAPVFGVEPGDITINGKDVMKRLRAERDRFVAATRKSFDKLPEGTAIKATARFTGPTSLALDNGDTVRARAVVIAAGSTPRLPSPFEALGDKALTNQTIFELEDLPRSLAVVGGGAIGLELAQAMARLGVDTALFNRGETLAGIDDEDVQSALATIIGDELKLHRGVDVTPEPSDDGIRLHWTGADAGERLFDKVLVATGRVPKVGGLDLESAGLPLDDNGIPLFDRETMQCGDAPVFIAGDVDGDVPILHEASNEGAVAGRNAALYPAMEAEPRTPRFTITFTDPPLAVVGAAPGRDTVVGSASYENQGRARVEARAKGLVRLYARSSDGRLTGAVLLAPGADHMAHLMALAIMRGETAASLLDMPFYHPTLEEGLKPALREICHATPAVLKNGRDPDDAPGA; translated from the coding sequence ATGCCGGAACTTGAGTGCGATGTGGCGATCATCGGGGCTGGAACCGCCGGTTTGTCCGCTGAACGGCGGGCGCGGGCCAACGGCGCGCGAACCTTGCTGATCGATCCGGCATTTGCGGGAACCATGTGCGCCAACGTCGGCTGCATGCCGTCAAAGCTGCTCATCGCGGCGGCGGAGGCCGCGCATCGCGCCCGCAATGCCCCGGTCTTCGGTGTGGAGCCCGGCGACATCACGATCAATGGCAAGGATGTGATGAAGCGCCTGCGCGCCGAGCGCGACCGTTTTGTCGCAGCCACCCGCAAGTCGTTCGACAAACTGCCGGAGGGGACCGCAATCAAGGCGACCGCCCGCTTCACCGGCCCCACCAGTCTGGCGCTGGACAACGGCGATACGGTGCGCGCCCGAGCGGTCGTGATTGCGGCAGGCTCCACCCCGCGCCTCCCCTCGCCCTTCGAAGCGCTGGGCGACAAAGCGCTGACCAACCAGACCATTTTCGAGCTGGAGGACCTTCCGCGGTCGCTGGCAGTGGTGGGTGGCGGGGCCATCGGACTGGAGCTGGCGCAGGCCATGGCGCGCCTTGGTGTGGACACCGCGCTGTTCAACCGCGGCGAGACGTTGGCCGGCATCGACGACGAGGACGTCCAGTCCGCCCTCGCCACCATCATCGGGGACGAGCTGAAGCTGCACCGCGGTGTGGATGTGACGCCCGAGCCTTCGGACGACGGCATACGCTTGCACTGGACCGGCGCGGACGCCGGCGAACGGCTTTTCGACAAGGTGCTGGTTGCCACGGGCCGGGTCCCCAAGGTCGGCGGGCTTGACCTTGAAAGCGCCGGTCTCCCGCTCGATGACAATGGCATTCCCCTCTTCGACCGCGAGACGATGCAGTGCGGCGACGCGCCGGTCTTCATTGCCGGCGACGTGGATGGCGACGTGCCGATCCTGCATGAAGCCTCCAACGAGGGCGCCGTGGCGGGCCGCAATGCCGCGCTCTACCCCGCCATGGAGGCCGAGCCGCGGACACCGCGCTTCACCATCACCTTCACCGACCCCCCGCTGGCGGTGGTGGGCGCAGCGCCTGGGCGCGACACCGTTGTCGGCTCCGCGTCCTACGAAAACCAGGGCCGCGCCAGGGTGGAAGCCCGCGCGAAAGGGTTGGTGCGCCTTTATGCGCGCTCGTCCGACGGGCGGCTCACCGGCGCGGTCCTTCTGGCACCCGGCGCCGACCACATGGCCCATCTCATGGCGCTCGCCATCATGCGGGGCGAGACTGCTGCGAGCCTCCTCGACATGCCGTTTTACCACCCGACCCTTGAAGAGGGGCTCAAGCCGGCGCTGCGCGAGATCTGCCACGCCACGCCTGCTGTCCTCAAAAATGGCCGCGATCCCGACGACGCGCCCGGCGCCTGA
- a CDS encoding MarR family transcriptional regulator: MKRIADRSSDDALKLEEQLCFPIYAAANATVRLYRPLLDPLGLTYLQYLVMLILWEHAPVSVGEIGRLLVLDSGTLTPLLKRLEANGLVSRRRDSDDERRVLIGLTAEGLEMREKVKTIPNDVLQCTQFSEKDTEELISAVFTLRRLFLANR; this comes from the coding sequence ATGAAACGTATTGCTGATCGTTCGTCAGATGACGCCTTGAAACTGGAAGAGCAGCTTTGCTTTCCAATCTACGCCGCGGCGAATGCAACGGTGCGTCTTTACCGTCCGCTGCTGGATCCTCTGGGTCTCACCTACCTGCAATATCTGGTCATGCTCATCTTGTGGGAGCATGCCCCCGTTTCTGTCGGCGAAATCGGCAGGCTTCTAGTGCTGGACAGCGGAACGCTGACCCCGCTCCTGAAACGGCTTGAGGCCAACGGGCTGGTATCGCGCCGCCGCGACAGCGACGACGAACGCCGCGTGCTGATCGGGTTGACGGCCGAGGGCCTCGAAATGCGCGAAAAGGTCAAGACCATTCCGAATGATGTGCTGCAATGCACACAATTCAGCGAAAAGGACACCGAGGAGCTGATTTCGGCGGTCTTTACTTTGAGGCGTCTGTTTCTCGCCAATCGCTGA